From one Candidatus Neomarinimicrobiota bacterium genomic stretch:
- the rsmA gene encoding 16S rRNA (adenine(1518)-N(6)/adenine(1519)-N(6))-dimethyltransferase RsmA, protein MSAAAKLFSPPPARKRWPRYQRDEPRPRRRWGQHFLVDPNLIRKVVATIDPQPEDTFLEIGPGHGELTLPLAERAGSVTAVEIDPLLVEPLRALAPSNVTIIQDDILEVDLEELLPTGSRVYGSLPYNITSPLLFRLLEHRGRWRDAHFIVQKEVAERMTAAPGGKVYGRLSVMVQAQASVRRCFNLPASVFRPRPRVDSTLVRLEPQQEHGAIADEELFAQVVRLAFGQRRKKLANALKSLEAGELLAELGLADLRAEEVAVAGYLEIVRELLA, encoded by the coding sequence ATGTCAGCAGCGGCTAAACTGTTCTCACCTCCCCCGGCCCGCAAGCGCTGGCCCCGCTATCAGCGGGACGAGCCGCGACCCAGACGGCGCTGGGGGCAGCACTTCCTGGTTGACCCCAACCTCATCCGCAAGGTCGTGGCAACCATCGATCCGCAGCCGGAGGACACGTTCCTGGAGATAGGTCCCGGCCACGGGGAGCTGACCCTGCCGCTGGCTGAGCGAGCCGGCTCGGTGACGGCGGTGGAGATAGACCCCCTGCTGGTGGAGCCGCTCCGGGCGCTGGCCCCCTCCAACGTAACGATCATTCAGGACGACATCCTGGAGGTGGACCTGGAGGAGCTCCTGCCGACCGGGAGCCGGGTCTATGGCAGCCTTCCCTACAACATTACCTCGCCGCTGCTGTTCCGGCTGCTGGAGCACCGGGGGCGGTGGCGGGACGCGCACTTTATCGTGCAGAAGGAAGTGGCCGAGCGGATGACGGCTGCCCCCGGAGGTAAGGTCTACGGGCGGCTGTCGGTGATGGTCCAGGCGCAGGCCAGCGTGCGGCGCTGCTTCAATCTGCCCGCCAGCGTCTTCCGGCCTCGGCCGAGGGTGGACTCGACTCTGGTGCGCCTGGAGCCGCAGCAGGAGCACGGAGCTATTGCCGATGAGGAGCTGTTTGCGCAGGTAGTGCGGCTGGCTTTCGGGCAGCGCCGCAAGAAGCTGGCCAATGCGTTGAAGTCACTGGAGGCCGGGGAACTGCTGGCAGAGCTGGGGCTGGCGGATTTGAGGGCGGAGGAGGTGGCGGTGGCAGGTTATCTGGAGATTGTAAGGGAGTTATTGGCCTAA
- a CDS encoding TatD family hydrolase, with protein sequence MHLIDTHAHLFAEDYQDNLEEVLQRAADAGVAAVICVGLDLPTSRQAVAIAERYPQVWAAVGVHPHDARDAPPEILKRLESLAVHHKVVAIGETGLDYYRDLSPRAVQRALFQGQLELARSLGLPVIVHNRRADDDILATINTVGYPQGVLHCFSSSPEFARQAIELGLYISFTGTVTFGKSRNAAVLEQIGLERVMVETDSPYLAPVPHRGKTNEPAFVRLVAERVAAICGLPLEEVARITTANAKRLFSRLNVSSG encoded by the coding sequence ATCTGGAGGAAGTCCTCCAGCGGGCCGCTGATGCCGGTGTGGCGGCGGTCATCTGCGTGGGATTGGACCTGCCCACCTCGCGGCAGGCCGTTGCCATTGCGGAGCGATACCCGCAGGTCTGGGCCGCGGTGGGTGTGCATCCCCACGATGCCAGAGACGCCCCGCCGGAGATACTAAAGCGACTGGAGTCCCTGGCGGTCCACCACAAGGTAGTGGCCATCGGCGAGACCGGGCTGGACTACTACCGCGACCTGAGTCCCCGGGCAGTACAGCGGGCATTATTCCAGGGGCAGCTGGAGCTGGCGCGTTCACTGGGGCTGCCGGTTATTGTGCACAACCGCCGGGCCGATGACGACATTTTAGCAACGATTAACACGGTGGGGTATCCACAAGGGGTTCTGCACTGTTTCTCCTCCAGTCCGGAATTTGCCCGCCAGGCCATCGAGTTGGGTCTGTACATTTCCTTTACCGGGACGGTGACTTTCGGGAAGAGCCGGAACGCGGCGGTTCTGGAGCAGATTGGCCTGGAGCGAGTGATGGTAGAGACCGACAGCCCCTACCTGGCGCCGGTGCCGCACCGGGGCAAGACCAACGAGCCGGCTTTCGTGCGGCTGGTGGCGGAGAGGGTAGCCGCGATCTGTGGGCTGCCCCTTGAGGAGGTGGCGCGCATCACGACAGCTAACGCTAAGCGGTTGTTCAGCAGGCTGAATGTCAGCAGCGGCTAA